One Watersipora subatra chromosome 4, tzWatSuba1.1, whole genome shotgun sequence genomic window carries:
- the LOC137395298 gene encoding phosphatidylinositol transfer protein alpha isoform-like: MIIKEFRIILPMSVEEYQVGQLYSVADASKNETGGGEGIEILANEPYTDKPIFHGEFGTGQYTHKVYHLASKVPKWVRLLAPKGSLEFKEEAWNAYPYCKTVVTNPEYMKDKFSISIESMHLADNGNTENAHKLTPEELKKREVIYIDIANDMVRPSDYKADEDPTKFQSKKTGRGPLTSDWKSTATPMMCSYKLVRAEFIWFGLQNRVEKFIMSGERRIFTNFHRQVFCWMDKWYGLTMEEIRAIEEKNKIELDEARRTDPVKGMAGE; encoded by the exons ATGATAATCAAGGAATT TCGCATTATACTTCCAATGTCTGTCGAGGAGTACCAAGTGGGACAGCTTTATTCAGTGGCGGATGCTAGCAAAAATGAAACTGGTGGTGGAGAAGGAATAGAAATTCTTGCCAATGAGCCTTATACTGATAAGCCAATATTTCACGGCGAGTTCGGCACTGGCCAATACACTCACAAAGTCTACCATCTAGCAAG TAAAGTGCCAAAGTGGGTTCGATTATTGGCGCCCAAGGGCTCTCTAGAATTTAAAGAAGAGGCATGGAATGCATATCCATATTGCAAAACAGTCGTGACT aaTCCAGAATATATGAAAGACAAGTTTTCCATATCCATAGAATCAATGCACTTAGCTGACAATGGAAACACTGAGAAT GCACACAAGCTAACACCAGAGGAGCTCAAGAAACGTGAAGTTATATACATAGACATTGCCAATGACATGGTTCGCCCCTCAGATTACAAAGCGGATGAGGACCCAACTAAGTTCCAGTCAAAGAAGACAGGCCGCGGTCCATTGACCTCGGATTGGAAG AGTACAGCCACCCCAATGATGTGCTCCTACAAGCTTGTCAGGGCTGAGTTCATCTGGTTTGGTCTTCAGAACAGAGTCGAAAAGTTCATCATGAGT GGAGAAAGGCGCATCTTTACCAACTTCCATAGGCAAGTGTTTTGCTGGATGGACAAATGGTACGGTCTGACCATGGAAGAGATCCGCGCCATTGAAGAGAAGAACAAAATAGAGTTGGATGAG GCGAGAAGAACGGATCCGGTCAAAGGCATGGCTGGGGAGTAA